The Lysobacter sp. HDW10 genome window below encodes:
- the hslU gene encoding ATP-dependent protease ATPase subunit HslU: MKKPFDMDTVSMTPREIVQELDRHIIGQQQAKRAVAIALRNRWRRMQLPDALRHEVMPKNILMIGPTGVGKTEIARRLATLANAPFVKVEATRFTEVGYVGKDVEQIIRDLADTAVKMYREQAKQRVRTQAEERAEDRVLDALLPKRAAPGGFGFQNVDTSHEPSAIDNDTRRKLRQQLRAGELDEREIEIETTLNVGVDIMAPPGMEEMGQQLRSMFSQMSGGKTQKRKLTVKAARVVLQDEEAAALVNEDDVREAAIESCEQNGIVFIDEIDKVAKRSEGQGADVSREGVQRDLLPLVEGSTVSTKYGPVKTDHILFIASGAFHLAKPSDLIPEMQGRFPIRVELQPLEKADFVRILTEPKAALTKQYVELMRTEAVSLTFSEDSIDRIAEIAATVNARQENIGARRLHTVLERLLETLSFDAPDKGGALVIDHAYVDAHLGELVQDPDLSRYIL, from the coding sequence ATGAAAAAGCCCTTCGACATGGACACCGTTTCGATGACTCCGCGCGAGATTGTGCAAGAACTCGATCGCCACATCATCGGTCAACAACAAGCCAAACGCGCGGTTGCGATTGCGCTGCGTAATCGCTGGCGCCGGATGCAATTGCCCGATGCCCTGCGCCATGAAGTGATGCCCAAGAACATTCTCATGATCGGCCCGACCGGCGTGGGCAAAACTGAAATTGCACGTCGTTTGGCGACCTTGGCAAACGCGCCCTTCGTCAAAGTGGAAGCGACGCGCTTCACCGAAGTGGGTTATGTCGGCAAAGACGTGGAGCAGATCATTCGTGATCTCGCCGATACCGCAGTGAAGATGTATCGCGAGCAGGCCAAACAACGCGTGCGCACGCAGGCAGAAGAACGCGCGGAAGACCGTGTACTCGATGCCTTGCTACCGAAACGTGCGGCGCCTGGCGGTTTTGGCTTCCAAAACGTCGACACCAGTCACGAGCCGTCGGCCATCGACAACGACACACGCAGGAAATTGCGTCAACAACTGCGCGCAGGTGAATTGGACGAACGCGAGATCGAAATCGAAACCACGCTCAATGTCGGCGTCGACATCATGGCGCCGCCCGGCATGGAGGAAATGGGTCAGCAACTGCGGTCGATGTTCTCGCAGATGTCTGGCGGCAAAACCCAGAAGCGTAAGTTGACTGTCAAAGCTGCGCGCGTCGTCTTGCAAGACGAAGAAGCCGCGGCCTTGGTCAACGAAGATGATGTCCGCGAAGCTGCAATTGAATCGTGCGAGCAAAACGGCATCGTGTTCATCGACGAAATCGACAAGGTTGCGAAGCGCAGTGAAGGTCAGGGCGCAGACGTGAGCCGTGAAGGTGTGCAGCGCGATTTGCTGCCCTTGGTGGAAGGCTCAACGGTCAGCACCAAGTACGGACCGGTCAAAACTGACCACATCTTGTTTATTGCTTCAGGCGCATTCCATTTGGCGAAGCCCAGCGACCTCATCCCTGAAATGCAAGGTCGCTTTCCGATCCGTGTTGAACTGCAGCCGCTCGAAAAAGCAGACTTCGTACGCATCCTGACGGAACCGAAAGCCGCATTGACCAAACAATACGTAGAACTCATGCGCACCGAAGCGGTGAGCCTGACGTTTAGCGAAGATTCGATCGATCGCATCGCGGAAATTGCCGCGACGGTGAATGCACGCCAAGAAAATATCGGTGCACGTCGCTTGCATACGGTGTTGGAACGTCTGCTCGAAACGCTAAGCTTCGATGCCCCGGACAAAGGCGGCGCACTCGTGATTGATCACGCCTACGTCGATGCACATCTGGGCGAACTGGTGCAGGACCCGGACTTGAGTCGCTATATCCTTTAA